A window from Musa acuminata AAA Group cultivar baxijiao chromosome BXJ3-10, Cavendish_Baxijiao_AAA, whole genome shotgun sequence encodes these proteins:
- the LOC104000759 gene encoding regulator of nonsense transcripts UPF3 isoform X1, with protein MKDSSDRTKVVVRRLPPSISQSVLMEQIDGRFAGRYDWVFFRPGKNSRKNQRHSRAYLNFERSEDVVEFAEFFDGHIFVNEKGAHFKAVIEYAPSQRVPKPWSKKDVCEGTLSKDPEYMDFLGLLSKPVEHLPSAEIQLERKEAERAGGTKESLIVTPLMDFVRRKRAAKGGVQGPCSGGKVSRRTLVVSTGSLSPSKRGSEKCKYVSRETMKRGKTKDKSCYILMSRREEQRPSVDKSAPVASAMGKEALKDDFASVIVESGKSRIILLKGKEKEGSDPFRGVVQQQVVMSSARNSPTSTSKHNRASGIIIRSILSKEGHLNQSCVAASHLELQIQAANVEKDKHSPLLPNASSKNDYISCSSSIASVSDGDDKRYIDTKVVAINNAHGSLSINVKHEKQARKKDRHDRGIWALRRSDIAQPSDRTPSTDAPQMLTDSLGSIYVSQQAADKVEEVDMFVPSACVKNGSNSHAAYELSLVHGERKADVPYTSRSEDMKIHRGRRSLSAVKNVSHRRVGRHGSARGLKEVDNSLSLLEGKSSKRGSTSYSFHERQVWVQKAGSSS; from the exons ATGAAGGATTCCTCCGATCGGACGAAGGTTGTggtgcggcgcttgccgccgtcgATCTCGCAGTCGGTACTGATGGAGCAGATCGATGGCAGGTTTGCTGGACGATACGATTGGGTGTTCTTTCGTCCCGGAAAGAATAG CCGAAAAAACCAGAGACATTCACGTGCATACCTTAACTTTGAGAGATCAGAAGATGTGGTTGAGTTTGCTGAGTTTTTTGATGGGCACATTTTTGTCAACGAGAAGG GTGCTCATTTCAAAGCTGTCATAGAGTATGCACCCTCCCAACGAGTTCCAAAGCCATGGTCAAAGAAAGATGTTTGTGAAGGGACTCTATCTAAGG ATCCTGAATATATGGATTTTCTTGGGCTCTTGTCGAAGCCTGTGGAACATCTTCCTAGTGCTGAGATTCAGCTAGAGAGGAAAGAAGCTGAAAGAGCTG GTGGTACAAAAGAATCACTCATAGTGACACCCCTAATGGATTTTGTTCGACGAAAAAGAGCAGCTAAAGGTGGTGTTCAG GGACCATGCAGTGGTGGTAAAGTTAGCAGAAGAACTTTAGTGGTTTCCACTGGCAGCTTGAGCCCTTCTAAAAGAGGATCTGAGAAGTGTAAG TATGTGTCAAGGGAAACTATGAAAAGGGGGAAAACCAAAGACAAATCATGTTACATTTTGATGTCGAGGAGAGAAGAGCAGCGGCCATCTGTAGATAAATCTGCTCCTGTAGCTTCTGCAATGGGAAAAGAAGCTTTGAAAGATGATTTTG CTTCTGTAATTGTTGAATCCGGAAAGAGCAGAATcattctcttgaaagggaaggagaAAGAAGGTTCTGAT CCATTTAGAGGTGTGGTGCAACAGCAGGTTGTGATGTCATCTGCGAGAAACTCACCAACTTCAACATCGAAACACAACCGGGCAAGTGGAATAATCATTAGAAGCATTCTCTCAAAGGAAGGGCATCTGAATCAGTCATGTGTAGCTGCATCCCATCTTGAGCTGCAAATACAGGCAGCAAATGTGGAGAAGGACAAGCACTCACCATTGCTTCCCAATGCAAGCTCAAAAAATGACTATATATCATGTAGTTCGTCAATTGCATCTGTTTCTGATGGTGACGATAAAAGATACATAGACACTAAGGTTGTTGCTATAAACAATGCACATGGTTCTTTATCAATCAATGTAAAGCACGAAAAACAGGCCCGAAAAAAAGATAGACATGATCGTGGTATTTGGGCTCTTCGGCGCTCAGACATAGCTCAACCTAGTGATAGAACTCCATCCACTGATGCCCCCCAGATGTTGACAGATTCTTTAGGAAGCATCTACGTTTCTCAACAGGCAGCTGATAAAGTTGAAGAGGTGGATATGTTTGTTCCGAGTGCTTGTGTTAAGAATGGCAGTAATTCACATGCTGCCTATGAGCTGTCATTAGTTCATGGAGAGAGAAAAGCTGATGTGCCTTATACAAGTAGAAGTGAAGACATGAAGATTCATAGAGGAAGAAGAAGTCTTTCTGCAGTCAAGAATG TTTCCCATAGGCGTGTTGGCCGCCATGGATCAGCACGTGGTTTAAAGGAAGTGGATAACTCTTTGAGTTTATTAGAGGGAAAAAGTTCCAAGAGAGGATCCACCAGTTACAGTTTCCACGAG AGACAAGTATGGGTTCAGAAGGCAGGCTCGAGTTCGTGA
- the LOC104000759 gene encoding regulator of nonsense transcripts UPF3 isoform X2 has protein sequence MKDSSDRTKVVVRRLPPSISQSVLMEQIDGRFAGRYDWVFFRPGKNSRKNQRHSRAYLNFERSEDVVEFAEFFDGHIFVNEKGAHFKAVIEYAPSQRVPKPWSKKDVCEGTLSKGGTKESLIVTPLMDFVRRKRAAKGGVQGPCSGGKVSRRTLVVSTGSLSPSKRGSEKCKYVSRETMKRGKTKDKSCYILMSRREEQRPSVDKSAPVASAMGKEALKDDFASVIVESGKSRIILLKGKEKEGSDPFRGVVQQQVVMSSARNSPTSTSKHNRASGIIIRSILSKEGHLNQSCVAASHLELQIQAANVEKDKHSPLLPNASSKNDYISCSSSIASVSDGDDKRYIDTKVVAINNAHGSLSINVKHEKQARKKDRHDRGIWALRRSDIAQPSDRTPSTDAPQMLTDSLGSIYVSQQAADKVEEVDMFVPSACVKNGSNSHAAYELSLVHGERKADVPYTSRSEDMKIHRGRRSLSAVKNVSHRRVGRHGSARGLKEVDNSLSLLEGKSSKRGSTSYSFHERQVWVQKAGSSS, from the exons ATGAAGGATTCCTCCGATCGGACGAAGGTTGTggtgcggcgcttgccgccgtcgATCTCGCAGTCGGTACTGATGGAGCAGATCGATGGCAGGTTTGCTGGACGATACGATTGGGTGTTCTTTCGTCCCGGAAAGAATAG CCGAAAAAACCAGAGACATTCACGTGCATACCTTAACTTTGAGAGATCAGAAGATGTGGTTGAGTTTGCTGAGTTTTTTGATGGGCACATTTTTGTCAACGAGAAGG GTGCTCATTTCAAAGCTGTCATAGAGTATGCACCCTCCCAACGAGTTCCAAAGCCATGGTCAAAGAAAGATGTTTGTGAAGGGACTCTATCTAAGG GTGGTACAAAAGAATCACTCATAGTGACACCCCTAATGGATTTTGTTCGACGAAAAAGAGCAGCTAAAGGTGGTGTTCAG GGACCATGCAGTGGTGGTAAAGTTAGCAGAAGAACTTTAGTGGTTTCCACTGGCAGCTTGAGCCCTTCTAAAAGAGGATCTGAGAAGTGTAAG TATGTGTCAAGGGAAACTATGAAAAGGGGGAAAACCAAAGACAAATCATGTTACATTTTGATGTCGAGGAGAGAAGAGCAGCGGCCATCTGTAGATAAATCTGCTCCTGTAGCTTCTGCAATGGGAAAAGAAGCTTTGAAAGATGATTTTG CTTCTGTAATTGTTGAATCCGGAAAGAGCAGAATcattctcttgaaagggaaggagaAAGAAGGTTCTGAT CCATTTAGAGGTGTGGTGCAACAGCAGGTTGTGATGTCATCTGCGAGAAACTCACCAACTTCAACATCGAAACACAACCGGGCAAGTGGAATAATCATTAGAAGCATTCTCTCAAAGGAAGGGCATCTGAATCAGTCATGTGTAGCTGCATCCCATCTTGAGCTGCAAATACAGGCAGCAAATGTGGAGAAGGACAAGCACTCACCATTGCTTCCCAATGCAAGCTCAAAAAATGACTATATATCATGTAGTTCGTCAATTGCATCTGTTTCTGATGGTGACGATAAAAGATACATAGACACTAAGGTTGTTGCTATAAACAATGCACATGGTTCTTTATCAATCAATGTAAAGCACGAAAAACAGGCCCGAAAAAAAGATAGACATGATCGTGGTATTTGGGCTCTTCGGCGCTCAGACATAGCTCAACCTAGTGATAGAACTCCATCCACTGATGCCCCCCAGATGTTGACAGATTCTTTAGGAAGCATCTACGTTTCTCAACAGGCAGCTGATAAAGTTGAAGAGGTGGATATGTTTGTTCCGAGTGCTTGTGTTAAGAATGGCAGTAATTCACATGCTGCCTATGAGCTGTCATTAGTTCATGGAGAGAGAAAAGCTGATGTGCCTTATACAAGTAGAAGTGAAGACATGAAGATTCATAGAGGAAGAAGAAGTCTTTCTGCAGTCAAGAATG TTTCCCATAGGCGTGTTGGCCGCCATGGATCAGCACGTGGTTTAAAGGAAGTGGATAACTCTTTGAGTTTATTAGAGGGAAAAAGTTCCAAGAGAGGATCCACCAGTTACAGTTTCCACGAG AGACAAGTATGGGTTCAGAAGGCAGGCTCGAGTTCGTGA
- the LOC104000758 gene encoding cullin-associated NEDD8-dissociated protein 1, producing the protein MANISITNILEKMTGKDKDYRYMATSDLLNELNKEGFKSDSDLEMKLTSAVLQQLEDAAGDVSGLAVKCLAPLVKKISEDRILEMANKLCDKLLNGKDQHRDIASIALKTIVSEVNTTSLAQRILASLGPQLIEGITNPGKSTEIKCECLDILGDMLQRFGNLMTKDAHEELLSALLSQLGSNQASVRKKSILCIASLASSLSDDLLAKATFEVVQLLKSKNIKPELTRTNIQMIGALSRSVGYRFGPHLGDSVPLLINYCMTASESDEELREYSLQALESFLLRCPRDISPYCDDILILTMEYLSYDPNFTDNMEEDTDAEGDDEEEDDESANEYTDDEDASWKVRRAAAKCLQAIIMSRPEMLIKLYYEACPKLIERFKEREENVKMDVFNTFIELLRQTGNVTKGQVDIDESSPRWLLNQEVPKIVKSVNRQLREKSVKTKVGAFSVLKELVVVLPNCLAEHIGSLVSGIEKALTDKSSTSNLKIEALVFTRLVMASHSPSVFHPYIKALSSPVLSAVGERYYKVTAEALRVCGELVRVLRPNFETSTLDFKPYINPIYNAILARLANQDQDQEVKECAISCMSLVISTFGDNLQRDLPACLPILVDRMGNEITRLTAVKAFAVIANSPLRIDLSCVLEQVVSELTAFLRKANRALRQATLGTLNSLVVAYGEQITSSAYEVIIVELSTLISEADLHMTALALELCCTMMTDRISSQSVGLTVRHKVLPQALILIRSSLLQGQALQALQRFFASLVHSANTSFDALLDSLLSSAKPSPQSGGLAKQALYSIAQCVAVLCLAAGDQKCASTVEMLKGILKDDSSMNSAKQHLALLCLGEIGRRKDLSMHVHIENIVIESFQSPFEEIKSAASYALGNIAVGNLSKYLPFILDQIDNQQKKQYLLLHSLKEVIARHSIDQTGQSEFQESNVEKILNLLFNHCESDEEGVRNVVAECLGKIALIEPKKLVPALKERTASPTAFTRATVVVAVKYSIVERPEKIDEILYPEFSTFLMLIKDSDRHVRRAAVLALSTAAHNKPNLIKGLLPELLPLLYDQTVIKKELIRTVDLGPFKHVVDDGLELRKAAFECVDTLLDGCLDQMNPSSFIVPYLISGLGDHYDVKMPCHLILSKLADKCPSAVLAVLDSLVDPLEKTINHKPKADAVKQEVDRNEDMIRSALRAIASISRISGGDYSLKFKMLMNNIMSTASLTEKYHFVRSE; encoded by the exons ATGGCAAATATAAGTATAACAAATATTCTGGAGAAG ATGACGGGTAAGGATAAAGATTATAGATATATGGCAACATCAGATTTACTTAATGAATTGAACAAGGAAGGTTTTAAATCTGATTCTGATTTGGAGATGAAGTTGACAAGTGCTGTCCTCCAACAACTAGAAGACGCAGCTGGAGATGTATCTGGTTTAGCTGTGAAATG TCTGGCTCCTCTTGTCAAGAAGATCAGTGAGGACAGGATTCTGGAAATGGCCAACAAGCTCTGCGACAAATTGTTAAATGGGAAAGATCAACATCGTGATATTGCTAGTATAGCCTTGAAGACAATAGTCTCAGAAGTTAACACAACATCCCTTGCCCAACGTATTCTAGCTTCTCTTGGTCCTCAGTTGATAGAGGGCATAACTAATCCT GGGAAGAGCACTGAGATTAAGTGTGAATGTCTTGATATATTAGGCGACATGCTCCAGAGATTTGGAAACTTGATGACAAAAGATGCTCATGAGGAATTGCTGAGTGCACTTCTGTCCCAGTTGGGTTCTAATCAAGCCAGTGTTAGAAAGAAATCAATTCTTTGTATTG CTTCTCTTGCCTCAAGTTTGTCAGATGATCTCTTGGCTAAGGCGACATTTGAAGTTGTTCAGTTGTTGAAAAGTAAGAATATAAAACCTGAACTTACACGAACAAATATTCAGATGATTGGAGCTTTAAG TCGCTCTGTTGGATATCGTTTTGGACCACACCTTGGTGATTCGGTGCCGTTGCTTATTAATTACTGCATGACCGCCTCGGAATCTGATGAAGAACTCCGTGAATACAGTTTGCAG GCATTGGAGAGTTTTCTACTTAGGTGTCCGAGGGACATATCTCCATACTGTGATGACATTCTAATTCTAACTATGGAATATTTAAGCTATGACCCCAACTTTACTGATAACATGGAGGAGGACACTGATGCTGAAGGGGAtgatgaggaggaagatga TGAAAGTGCAAATGAGTACACCGACGATGAGGATGCCAGCTGGAAAGTTCGAAGAGCAGCTGCAAAGTGCTTACAGGCTATTATCATGTCACGACCGGAGATGCTTATAAAGTTGTATTATGAG GCATGTCCTAAGTTGATTGAAAGATttaaagaaagagaagagaatgTCAAG ATGGATGTATTTAACACATTTATCGAGTTGTTACGGCAGACTGGTAATGTGACAAAGGGACAAGTTGACATTGACGAGTCAAG TCCACGATGGTTATTGAACCAAGAAGTGCCCAAAATCGTGAAATCAGTTAACAGACAACTCCGTGAAAAATCTGTCAAGACTAAG GTTGGGGCATTCTCGGTATTAAAAGAACTTGTGGTTGTCTTACCTAATTGTCTTGCTGAGCACATTGGCTCACTTGTTTCTGGGATTGAAAAGGCATTGACT GACAAATCTTCCACCTCGAATTTGAAGATCGAGGCCCTTGTTTTTACTAGATTGGTTATGGCTTCACATTCACCTTCTGTATTTCATCCATACATCAAG GCCCTCTCTAGTCCAGTTCTATCTGCTGTTGGTGAAAGATACTATAAAGTAACTGCTGAAGCATTACGTGTCTGTGGAGAGCTAGTCCGTGTTCTTCGTCCTAATTTTGAG ACATCCACTTTGGACTTCAAGCCATACATCAACCCTATTTATAATGCCATATTGGCACGTTTGGcaaatcaagatcaagatcag GAGGTTAAAGAATGTGCTATATCTTGCATGAGCCTTGTAATTTCAACTTTTGGTGATAATCTACAAAGAGATCTACCTGCGTGCCTTCCCATACTCGTTGATAGAATGGGAAATGAGATTACCCGACTCACAGCCGTGAAG GCATTTGCTGTAATTGCTAACTCACCTCTTCGCATAGATTTGTCATGTGTCTTGGAACAAGTTGTTTCAGAATTAACAGCATTTTTGCGGAAG GCTAACAGAGCTTTGAGGCAGGCAACCTTAGGAACACTAAACTCCCTTGTTGTTGCTTATGGCGAGCAAATCACCTCATCAGCTTATGAAGTTATAATAGTTGAACTTTCAACCCTTATAAG TGAAGCAGACCTGCATATGACTGCTCTTGCTCTGGAACTTTGCTGCACAATGATGACTGACAGAATATCCAGCCAAAGTGTTGGTTTGACTGTTAGGCATAAAGTTCTTCCTCAAGCACTCATATTAATCAGGAGCTCTCTGTTGCAGGGTCAAGCTCTGCAA GCATTACAAAGATTCTTTgcatcattggttcattcggcaaATACAAGCTTTGACGCACTATTGGATTCACTCCTTTCAAGTGCTAAGCCTTCACCACAGTCTGGGGGCCTCGCCAAACAAGCTCTTTATTCAATTGCACAGTGTGTTGCTGTACTTTGCCTAGCAGCAGGTGATCAGAAATGTGCATCCACTGTAGAAATGCTAAAAGGCATTCTGAAAGATGATAGCAGTATGAATTCT GCTAAACAACACCTGGCTTTACTATGTCTTGGAGAAATTGGAAGAAGGAAAGATCTTAGCATGCACGTGCACATAGAGAATATCGTTATTGAGTCGTTCCAGTCTCCTTTTGAAGAGATAAAATCTGCAGCATCTTATGCTCTTGGAAACATAGCTGTGGGCAATCTATCTAAATATCTGCCATTCATCTTGGACCAAATTGACAATCAACAGAAAAAGCAATACCTTTTGCTTCATTCTTTAAAAGAG GTTATTGCAAGGCACTCTATTGATCAAACTGGCCAAAGTGAGTTTCAGGAATCTAATGTTGAGAAGATATTGAACTTACTGTTTAATCATTGTGAAAGTGATGAAGAAGGGGTTCGCAATGTAGTTGCTGAGTGTTTGGGCAAAATTGCACTTATTGAGCCTAAGAAGCTTGTGCCTGCACTGAAG GAGCGCACGGCAAGTCCTACTGCATTTACAAGAGCAACAGTTGTTGTTGCTGTCAAGTACTCAATTGTTGAACGGCCTGAAAAGATAGATGAAATCCTGTACCCGGAGTTTTCTACATTCTTGATGCTAATTAAAGACAGTGACAGA CATGTTCGACGTGCAGCTGTCCTGGCTCTAAGTACAGCTGCTCATAACAAGCCAAATTTGATTAAAGGACTTCTTCCTGAATTATTACCACTGCTCTATGACCAGACTGTTATCAAG AAAGAATTGATAAGAACAGTTGATCTTGGTCCTTTCAAGCACGTCGTAGATGATGGTCTTGAACTTAGAAAAGCAGCTTTCGAGTGTGTGGACACATTGTTGGATGGTTGTCTGGATCAAATGAATCCGTCATCTTTTATAGTTCCTTACCTGATATCTGGTTTAGGTG ATCACTATGATGTGAAGATGCCATGTCATCTTATCCTCTCAAAACTTGCAGACAAGTGCCCTTCTGCTGTCCTTGCAG TTCTGGACTCACTGGTTGATCCTCTTgaaaaaaccatcaatcacaagccGAAGGCTGATGCTGTGAAGCAAGAAGTAGACCGTAATGAAGATATGATCCGGAGTGCTCTTCGAGCCATTGCTTCCATAAGTCGCATAAG TGGAGGTGACTATAGCTTGAAGTTCAAGATGCTGATGAATAACATTATGAGCACCGCATCACTCACCGAGAAGTACCATTTTGTGCGCTCTGAGTGA